AGCCGCTGCCGCCGGCGATGTCGGTGGCCCAGTTGCCTGGGTCGATGTAGCCCACCGCCACCAGGATGCCGGAGCCGACCACCCGGCGCAGGTTGGCCGTGACCTGGGCGTCCTGGGGGTACGCCGCCTTGCCGCCTGAAATCGCGTAGATGAATCGGGTCATGTCAGTTCCTGAGAATGGTTCTCATTTTCCATATCTCTGGCATGACCGTCAAATTGATTTTCAGCAAGCCCCGGATAGGGCGGGCCAATGGCGCGCCCGCTGCCGGGGCCTGCCGCGGCCGGTCACGACTTGAGCTTGGCGTCCATGGTGATCTTGGCGTTCAGCACCTTGGAGACGGGGCAGCCCTTTTCGGCCTTGCGCGCGGCCTCGTCGAAGGCTTCGGCGCTGGCGCCCGGGATCACGGCTTCCACGGTCAGGTGCACCGCGGTGATGGCAAAGCCGCCCTCGACCTTGTCCAGCGTGACCTCGGCCTGCGTATCCAGCTTCTGCGGAGCCAGGCCGGCCTCGCTCAGGATGTTGGACAGCGCCATGGTGAAGCAGCCGGCGTGCGCCGCGCCCAGCAGTTCCTCGGGGTTGGTGCCCGGGGTGTCGCCGAAGCGCGTGTTGAAGCCGTAGGGCTGGTTCTTGAGCGCGCCGCTCTGCGTGGAAATCGTACCCTTGCCCGTCTTCAGATCGCCCGACCAGGCGGCGGTTGCGGTTTTCTTCATGCGTGACTCCTGTGTAGGGGACGCGCCCGCTGCGGACACGTCCGATGGGGGGAGAGCGCGCGAGCCGCCGGCGGGGGCGGGGCGCGTTGCCGGAAGGGGCACGGTCCATCATACGGGGCGGGCGGCCAGCCGGCGAGTGGCCGCCGCGCCTATCGGCAAGCCGATGTAACCGGCCGATCCCGCGGCTTGCCAGCGCTGCGCCGCGCCGTCACACTTCGCCCCTGGCTCAACCCGAACAGGCATTGGATACAGATGGTAGTGATCGACACCGAACAAACCCGCCGCGCATTGTCGTTCGACGCGGCGATTCCGGCATTGCGCGAGGCCTTCCGCCAGGGCGCCCATGTGCCCACGCGCCACGTCCATGCCATCGAGTCGGGCGGCGCGCACGGCACCACGCTGATCATGCCGGCCTGGAACGAACAGGGTTATTTCGGCGTCAAGGTCATCAACATCTTTCCCGAGAACACGCGCCAGTCGCTGCCCGGCCTGCACGCCACCTACAACCTGTACAGCGCCCGCACCGGCGTGCCGCTGGCGCAGGTGGACGGCGACCAGGTGACGGTGTTCCGCACCGCCGGCGCGGCGGCGCTGGGTGCGTCCTACCTGGCGCGGGAAGACGCGCGCGTGCTGGTCATCGTCGGTTCGGGCCGCATTGCCGGACTGGTGGCGCAGGCCATGCGCACGGTGCGGCCGATCGACAAGGTGTGGGTCTGGAACGTGCGTCCGGCCGGCGCCGAGGCGCTGGCGGCCGCGTTGCGCGAGCAGGGCTTCGACGCCAGCAGCACCCTGGACCTGGAGAAGGCCGTGCGCGAGGCCGACATCGTCAGCTGCGCGACGCTGTCGAGCGTGCCGCTGGTGCGCGGCGACTGGCTGCGCCCCGGCGTCCACCTGGACCTGATCGGCAGCTTCAAGCCCGACATGATCGAGACCGACACGGCCTGCTTCGACGGCACCACCGTCTATGTGGATACCGACGAGGCGCCCACCAAGGCCGGCGATCTGCTGGCCGCGTTCGAGGCCGGCGTGCTGGCCCGCGACGAGATCCGCGGCAACCTCACCGACCTGGTGCGCGGCCAGGCGCCGGGCCGCACCCGCGCCGATGAAGTGACGGTGTTCAAGGCGGTCGGCAGCGCGCTGGAAGACCTGACGCTGGCGGCGCTGGTCTACGAGGCGTGCAGCGGTCAGGCAAAATAACGCCATCCGCCGTTTTTTTCTTCCTGCGAGCTGTCGTCATGTCCCGCTTCTTCGTCCGCTACGCCTGCGCTGTCGCGCTGGCCGTTCCCGCCCTGTCCGCCCATGCCGAGATCGTGATCGGGGTGGATGTCTCCACTACCGGTCCGGCCGCGGCGATCGGCATCCAGACCAACAACGCCATCCGCCTGTGGCCCGCCACGCTGGGCGGCGAGCCGGCGCGCTACGTGGTGCTGGACGACGGCACCGACGTCAGCCGCGCGGTCAAGAACCTGCGCAAGCTGACCTCGGAAGACAAGGTCGACGCCATCGTTGGCCCCAATACCACCGCCGCCGCCCTGGCCGGGCTGGACGTGCTGGCCGAGACCCGCACGCCGATGATCGCGCTGGCGGCGTCCAGCGTGATCGTCGAGCCGCTGTCCGATCCCAAGCGCGCCTGGGCCTTCAAGATGCCGCAGAACGATTCGCTGATGGCGACCGTGCTGGTCGAGGACATGAAGAAGAAGGGCTTCAAGAACGTGGCCTTCATCGGCTTCGCCGATTCCTACGGCGACAGCTGGTGGAAGGAGTTCTCCGCCGCTGCCGGCAACGACGTCAAGATCGTGGCGCAGGAACGCTTCCAGCGCACCGACGCGTCGGTGGTGGGACAGGTGCTCAAGGTGATCGCCGCCAAGCCCGACGCGGTGTTGGTGGCCGGCGCCGGCACGCCGTCGGCGCTGCCGCAGAAGACGCTGCTCGAGCGCGGCTACACGGGCACCATCTACCAGACCCACGGCATCGGCACGCTGGAGTTCCTGCAGGTCGGCGGCCGGGATGTCGAAGGCACGCTGTTTCCCACGGGCCCCGGCGTGGTGGCGCGCGAGCTGCCGGATTCGAACCCGGTCAAGAAGGTCGCGGTGGAATTCGCCGACAAGTACGAGCGCCAGTATGGCGCCAACACCCTGACCCAGTTCGCCGGCGACGCCTATGGCGCCTGGATGCTGCTGGATTCCGCCGTGGCGCGCGCCCTCAAGACCGGCGCCAAGCCCGGCACCCCGGAATTCCGCGCCGCGCTGCGCGACGCGCTGGAGAACACCCGCGACCTGATCGTGCCCAACGGCGTGCTCAACATCTCCAAGGACAACCATTAGGGCTTCGACGAGCGCGCCCGCGTGATGGGCGTGGTGCGCGACGGCAAGTTCTCCTACGCGGACGCCGCCGAGAAAAAATAGGGACGACATAGTCCCCTACGGTTCGTAACGAGTGCTCACCCGCCATAGGGCTGAGCGCGGGAAAAGCAGGCTTCGGCCTGCTTTTTTTTGTCCATATCATTAGAAGTGAAATGATTTAATGTCGTATCATTTTTAGCGAAGCCATGTACCTAGAAATAAATTCGGGAGAAATAGACCATGATCGTCCAACGCACCCGCGGCATCCTGCTGGCCCTGAGCCTGGGCCTGCTGGCCGCCTGCTCCGACTCCGGCTCGGACAAGCCTGCGCAGGGGGCCAGCGCGCCCGCCGCCGGCGGCGACACGCTGGCGGCCGCCAAGGCCGCCGGCAAGATCCGCATCGGCTATGCCAACGAGGCGCCGTTCGCGTTCATGGACAGCAAGGAGGCCAAGGTCACCGGTGAATCGGTCGAAATCGCCCGGGTGGTGCTCAAGCGCATGGGCATCAACGAGGTCGAAGGGGTGCTGACCGAATTCGGCTCGCTGATCCCGGGCCTGCAGGCCAAGCGCTTCGACATCATCGCGGCCGGCATGTACGTCACGCCCGAGCGCTGCGGCCAGGTGGCGTTCTCGAACCCGACCTATGGCGTGGGCCAGGCGTTCCTGGTCAAGCAGGGCAACCCGAAAAACCTGCACAGCTACGAGGACGTGGTGAAGAACCCCGACGCCAAGCTGGGCGTGGTGGTGGGCGCCATCGAGGCCGAATACGCGACCAAGGTGAAAGTGCCGGCCGGCCAGATGGTGGTGTTCCCCGATGCGGTCAGCGCGCTGTCCGGCGTGCAGGCCGGCCGCGCCGATGCCTACGCGGCCACCGCGTTGACGGTCAACGACCTGATGGGCAAGACCAACGACGGCAGCGGCCTGGAGAAGGCCGAGCCGTTCACCGATCCGGTGATCGACGGCAAGGGCGTGCGCGGCTACGGCGCCTATGCCTTCCGCACCGACGACAAGGCCTTTGCCGACGCCTTCAATGCCGAGCTGGCCAAGTTCATCGGCACCGACGAGCACAAGAAACTGGTGGCGCCGTTCGGCTTCACGCCCGAGGAACTGCCCAAGGACGTCACGGCCGCCAAGCTCTGCGCCGGCCAATAAGGG
The window above is part of the Achromobacter deleyi genome. Proteins encoded here:
- a CDS encoding OsmC family protein, whose translation is MKKTATAAWSGDLKTGKGTISTQSGALKNQPYGFNTRFGDTPGTNPEELLGAAHAGCFTMALSNILSEAGLAPQKLDTQAEVTLDKVEGGFAITAVHLTVEAVIPGASAEAFDEAARKAEKGCPVSKVLNAKITMDAKLKS
- a CDS encoding ornithine cyclodeaminase family protein, giving the protein MVVIDTEQTRRALSFDAAIPALREAFRQGAHVPTRHVHAIESGGAHGTTLIMPAWNEQGYFGVKVINIFPENTRQSLPGLHATYNLYSARTGVPLAQVDGDQVTVFRTAGAAALGASYLAREDARVLVIVGSGRIAGLVAQAMRTVRPIDKVWVWNVRPAGAEALAAALREQGFDASSTLDLEKAVREADIVSCATLSSVPLVRGDWLRPGVHLDLIGSFKPDMIETDTACFDGTTVYVDTDEAPTKAGDLLAAFEAGVLARDEIRGNLTDLVRGQAPGRTRADEVTVFKAVGSALEDLTLAALVYEACSGQAK
- the ehuB gene encoding ectoine/hydroxyectoine ABC transporter substrate-binding protein EhuB gives rise to the protein MIVQRTRGILLALSLGLLAACSDSGSDKPAQGASAPAAGGDTLAAAKAAGKIRIGYANEAPFAFMDSKEAKVTGESVEIARVVLKRMGINEVEGVLTEFGSLIPGLQAKRFDIIAAGMYVTPERCGQVAFSNPTYGVGQAFLVKQGNPKNLHSYEDVVKNPDAKLGVVVGAIEAEYATKVKVPAGQMVVFPDAVSALSGVQAGRADAYAATALTVNDLMGKTNDGSGLEKAEPFTDPVIDGKGVRGYGAYAFRTDDKAFADAFNAELAKFIGTDEHKKLVAPFGFTPEELPKDVTAAKLCAGQ